One Ahaetulla prasina isolate Xishuangbanna chromosome 1, ASM2864084v1, whole genome shotgun sequence DNA window includes the following coding sequences:
- the C1H15orf62 gene encoding uncharacterized protein C15orf62 homolog, mitochondrial: MDTWRRGSIRSSGFFKRLSFRRNKKLGNQAIILNQNSQTLDSNEQYDKKRFLRNFKENPDYFSCQSEQNLTTKTQPPPKPPRLYLDTASCPNIIDHRESSSTDISFLSPSCHFHKATQTQPHLLYKTETMNSETLSRNSKPPFDPSDPFLSFTLDLGPSLLDDVLQTLRKQNLLLN, translated from the coding sequence ATGGACACATGGCGGAGAGGATCTATTAGGTCTTCAGGTTTCTTCAAGCGGCTCTCATTCAGGAGGAACAAGAAATTGGGCAACCAGGCTATTATCTTGAACCAGAACAGCCAAACATTAGACTCCAATGAACAGTATGACAAAAAGAGATTCCTAAGAaatttcaaagaaaacccagactATTTTTCATGTCAAAGTGAACAAAATCTTACCACTAAAACACAACCACCTCCCAAACCACCTCGCTTATATCTGGACACTGCCAGCTGCCCCAATATAATAGACCACAGAGAATCTTCCTCTACAGATATATCCTTTTTAAGCCCTTCCTGCCATTTTCATAAGGCTACTCAAACACAGCCTCATCTATTATACAAAACCGAAACCATGAACTCTGAAACTCTCTCCAGGAACAGCAAGCCACCTTTTGATCCATCagaccccttcctttccttcacaCTCGATTTGGGACCCTCACTCCTGGATGATGTTTTACAAACACTCAGAAAACAGAATTTACTATTAAATTAG
- the GCHFR gene encoding GTP cyclohydrolase 1 feedback regulatory protein: MPYVLISTQIRMEVGPTMVGDEHSDPNLMNYLGAIKRNMLGNHFWEYYVNDAPRIVLDKLEKCGYRVISMTGVGQTLVWCLHKEMTENCAFLPLQNIAVNHPA, encoded by the exons ATGCCGTACGTTCTCATCAGCACGCAGATCCGCATG GAAGTTGGACCTACAATGGTTGGTGATGAACATTCAGATCCAAACTTGATGAACTATTTAGGGGCCATTAAAAGAAACATGTTGGGAAATCATTT CTGGGAATATTATGTGAATGATGCTCCACGGATCGTCTTGGACAAGCTGGAGAAGTGTGGTTATCGAGTGATCAGCATGACAGGAGTGGGGCAGACACTGGTGTGGTGTCTTCACAAAGAAATGACAGAGAATTGTGCTTTTCTTCCTCTCCAAAACATTGCTGTAAACCACCCAGCATAA